One window of the Burkholderia ubonensis subsp. mesacidophila genome contains the following:
- a CDS encoding DJ-1/PfpI family protein: MTAAPYVVVFALFDNVTQLDFAGPYEVFLQLPGAQCVMASSRGGTIVADGGLTIANVKRLADIPHADLVCVPGGLSVVDALEDADYLRELRRLAEGAQYVTSVCTGSVLLGAAGLLRGKRAACHWSWRDLLPPFGAIVDEARVVRDGNVITGGGVTAGIDMALSVMAEIAGAALAQSVQLCVEYAPAPPFDCGRPERAAPELLEAVTARLDRMRTDRYAAVQRAAQAL; this comes from the coding sequence ATGACCGCTGCACCCTACGTCGTCGTTTTCGCGCTGTTCGACAATGTGACGCAACTCGATTTCGCCGGCCCCTACGAGGTGTTCCTGCAGCTGCCCGGCGCGCAATGCGTGATGGCTTCGTCCCGCGGCGGGACGATCGTCGCCGACGGCGGCCTCACGATTGCGAACGTCAAGCGGCTGGCCGACATCCCGCATGCGGATCTCGTGTGCGTGCCGGGCGGCCTGAGCGTGGTCGACGCGCTGGAAGACGCCGATTACTTGCGCGAGCTGCGCCGGCTCGCGGAGGGTGCGCAATATGTGACGTCGGTATGCACGGGATCGGTGCTGCTTGGGGCGGCGGGGCTGTTGCGCGGCAAGCGGGCGGCCTGTCACTGGTCGTGGCGCGACCTGCTGCCGCCGTTCGGCGCGATCGTCGATGAAGCGCGCGTGGTGCGCGACGGCAACGTGATCACCGGCGGCGGTGTGACGGCCGGCATCGACATGGCCTTGTCGGTGATGGCGGAGATTGCCGGCGCGGCGCTCGCACAGTCGGTGCAGCTTTGCGTCGAGTACGCACCGGCGCCGCCGTTCGATTGCGGGCGGCCCGAGCGTGCGGCGCCCGAGCTCCTGGAGGCGGTGACGGCGCGACTGGACCGGATGAGGACCGATCGCTACGCCGCGGTGCAGCGGGCGGCGCAAGCGCTCTGA
- a CDS encoding GlxA family transcriptional regulator, translating into MPHRIAVLIFPDFQLLDAAGPVAAFEVAGCYRKGHYALRTIAAQAGLVRSSSGVSWAAEGLPAASAVDTLLIAGGDGVDALMDDARLHRFVQRCAKRGARVTSVCTGSLLLAAAGVLDNRRATTHWSRSEQFARAFPQVHLEPDHIYVNDGPFWTSAGISAGIDLALALIGEDLGERVARAVARQLVVYYRRPGGQSQFSSLIEMDCARGRFKPLLDHVRRNLGARHRVSDMAEHACMSPRHFARAFQEETGLTPAKAVEKLRVEAARAALESGASSLQRVANECGFGDAENMRRSFLRLLGVPPSLLRAR; encoded by the coding sequence ATGCCTCACCGCATCGCCGTGCTCATCTTTCCCGACTTCCAGCTGCTCGACGCGGCCGGGCCCGTGGCCGCGTTCGAAGTCGCCGGCTGCTATCGCAAGGGCCACTACGCGCTGCGCACCATCGCCGCGCAAGCCGGCCTCGTGCGCAGCTCGTCAGGCGTGAGCTGGGCAGCCGAAGGACTGCCTGCGGCAAGCGCGGTCGACACGCTGCTCATCGCCGGCGGCGACGGCGTGGACGCGCTGATGGACGACGCGCGCCTGCATCGCTTCGTGCAGCGCTGCGCGAAGCGCGGCGCGCGCGTGACGAGCGTCTGCACGGGCAGCCTGCTGCTGGCCGCGGCCGGCGTGCTGGACAACCGGCGCGCCACCACGCACTGGTCCCGCAGCGAACAGTTCGCCCGCGCGTTCCCGCAGGTTCACCTGGAGCCCGACCATATCTATGTGAACGACGGCCCGTTCTGGACCAGCGCGGGCATCAGCGCCGGCATCGACCTGGCGCTCGCGCTGATCGGCGAGGATCTGGGGGAGCGTGTCGCGCGTGCGGTGGCGCGTCAGCTTGTCGTCTATTACCGGCGGCCCGGCGGGCAGTCACAGTTCTCCTCGCTGATCGAGATGGACTGCGCGCGCGGCCGCTTCAAGCCGCTGCTCGATCACGTGCGCCGCAACCTCGGCGCGCGTCATCGCGTCAGCGATATGGCCGAGCACGCCTGCATGAGTCCGCGTCATTTCGCGCGGGCGTTCCAGGAAGAAACCGGCCTCACGCCCGCGAAGGCGGTGGAAAAGCTGCGCGTGGAAGCGGCGCGCGCCGCGCTCGAAAGCGGGGCGTCGTCGCTGCAGCGCGTCGCGAACGAATGCGGCTTCGGCGACGCCGAGAACATGCGCCGCAGCTTTCTGCGGCTGCTGGGCGTGCCGCCGTCGCTCCTGCGAGCGCGCTGA
- a CDS encoding GNAT family N-acetyltransferase: MNPPITLRAATPADIPFLLSLRKLTMTAHLQRAGVPTDDDTHHRRIQANFEDAKIICDGAESIGLLKLSRATDEWHLHQIQVLPAHQGKGIGNALLRDVLAEATCAGVPVSLSVLQGNPARHLYEHLGFRVITETPIDAKLTWHP; encoded by the coding sequence ATGAACCCACCCATCACGCTGCGCGCGGCAACGCCGGCTGACATACCGTTCCTCTTGAGCCTTCGCAAGCTCACGATGACCGCGCATCTGCAAAGAGCCGGCGTACCCACCGACGACGACACGCACCACCGCCGCATCCAGGCGAACTTCGAGGACGCGAAGATCATCTGCGACGGTGCCGAGAGCATCGGGCTTCTCAAATTGAGTCGAGCGACGGACGAGTGGCACCTCCACCAGATCCAGGTATTGCCCGCACATCAAGGCAAAGGCATCGGCAACGCGCTGCTGCGCGACGTATTGGCTGAAGCGACGTGCGCAGGCGTACCCGTCTCGCTGAGCGTTCTCCAAGGAAATCCGGCGCGGCACCTCTACGAGCATCTCGGTTTCAGGGTCATCACGGAAACGCCCATCGACGCGAAGCTGACGTGGCATCCGTGA
- a CDS encoding MFS transporter, protein MSDKPALTADASLESTASAFRAMALACQIVFMAQMATTVYLPSLPIVMRDLKMTQGAAELSISAYVIGAALPVLFWGAAAERWGRRGPLLISLLLFAASSLLLASCTSAVALLALRAIQGIAGGGAAIIARIVVRDNWRGDELARRLSVLSIAFITALGGGQFIGGLIGRYSHWQAGFVLMAVTAALAIGISYSLPLKAGRRTAVTSGMAGTYRAVLRRPGFLWPACAGGLGFATTVTLQEVSPFVFQEHFRLDVTGFGSIGLLIGVAYFSGAMLVNRLVSRLGGVRLMHAGATLLALATTLMLASWLGGLLDHFAGLWIFIALYCLTIFGQAVLFPNSMATAVSDAHEYGAHAMALCGFLQQGLAGIAATAAVLLHHDGAWTVAVFVLGALTLLQVKLKVRAR, encoded by the coding sequence ATGAGTGACAAACCCGCTCTCACTGCCGATGCATCGCTGGAAAGCACCGCATCGGCTTTTCGCGCGATGGCGCTGGCGTGCCAGATCGTATTCATGGCGCAGATGGCGACGACGGTTTATCTGCCGTCCTTGCCCATCGTGATGCGCGACCTGAAGATGACTCAGGGCGCGGCCGAGCTGTCCATCTCCGCCTATGTGATCGGCGCGGCGCTGCCCGTCCTGTTCTGGGGCGCCGCCGCGGAACGCTGGGGCCGGCGCGGCCCGTTGCTGATTTCCCTGCTGCTGTTCGCGGCCAGCAGTCTGCTGCTCGCAAGCTGCACGTCCGCTGTGGCGCTGCTGGCATTGCGCGCCATTCAGGGCATCGCGGGCGGCGGCGCGGCGATCATCGCCAGAATCGTCGTGCGGGACAACTGGCGCGGAGACGAACTGGCGCGACGGCTCTCCGTGCTGTCGATCGCGTTCATCACGGCACTGGGCGGCGGCCAGTTCATCGGCGGGCTGATCGGCCGGTACAGCCATTGGCAAGCGGGTTTCGTGCTGATGGCCGTCACCGCCGCGCTGGCGATCGGCATCTCGTATTCGCTGCCCTTGAAGGCGGGACGCCGCACCGCCGTCACGTCGGGCATGGCCGGCACCTACCGGGCCGTGCTGCGGCGCCCGGGCTTTCTGTGGCCCGCGTGCGCGGGAGGGTTGGGATTCGCGACGACCGTGACCCTGCAGGAAGTGAGCCCTTTCGTGTTCCAGGAGCATTTTCGGCTGGACGTGACGGGCTTCGGCAGTATCGGCCTGTTGATCGGCGTCGCGTATTTCAGCGGCGCGATGCTGGTCAATCGCCTCGTGAGCCGGCTGGGCGGCGTGCGGCTGATGCATGCCGGCGCGACGCTGCTCGCGCTCGCGACCACGCTGATGCTGGCGTCCTGGCTGGGCGGTCTGCTGGATCATTTCGCCGGACTGTGGATCTTCATCGCGCTGTATTGCCTGACGATTTTTGGCCAGGCGGTGCTGTTCCCCAACAGCATGGCGACCGCCGTCAGCGATGCGCATGAGTACGGCGCGCATGCGATGGCCTTGTGCGGTTTCCTGCAGCAAGGGCTGGCGGGCATCGCCGCGACCGCCGCCGTGCTGTTGCACCATGACGGCGCGTGGACCGTCGCCGTGTTCGTGCTCGGTGCGCTGACCTTGCTTCAGGTGAAGTTGAAAGTCAGGGCCAGGTAG
- a CDS encoding thiamine phosphate synthase, with amino-acid sequence MQHSTKFPLTYLVTPEPSADKPLASFLADLERALKAGIRLVQLRAKTVTASQYAWLAEQALTCCRRYDARLLLNAPTEVVEALQADGIHLTSTRLMACSSRPLPAGFLVSAACHDANQIRHANQIGADLLTISPVLPTATHTTAEPLGWPRFRELAALTSIPVYALGGMSVDTLAEARNAGAYGIAAIRALWGAVVEKS; translated from the coding sequence ATGCAGCATTCAACCAAGTTTCCGTTGACCTATCTGGTCACGCCGGAACCCTCGGCCGACAAACCGTTGGCCAGTTTTCTCGCGGATCTGGAACGTGCGCTGAAAGCGGGCATCCGCCTGGTTCAGCTCCGCGCGAAAACCGTGACTGCATCGCAGTACGCCTGGCTGGCCGAGCAAGCGTTGACGTGTTGCCGGCGCTACGATGCACGGCTGCTGTTGAACGCGCCAACTGAAGTGGTGGAGGCGCTGCAGGCGGACGGCATACATCTCACCAGCACGCGCCTGATGGCGTGCTCGAGCAGACCCTTGCCCGCCGGATTCCTGGTTTCCGCTGCGTGTCACGACGCCAACCAAATTCGGCATGCAAATCAGATCGGGGCCGACTTGTTGACCATCTCACCCGTTCTGCCGACTGCGACGCATACCACCGCTGAACCGCTTGGCTGGCCGCGCTTTCGCGAACTCGCGGCGCTGACGTCGATTCCGGTCTATGCGTTGGGCGGAATGTCCGTCGACACATTGGCAGAAGCCCGCAACGCAGGTGCGTATGGTATCGCTGCAATTCGCGCGCTTTGGGGAGCGGTTGTCGAAAAATCGTAA
- a CDS encoding MFS transporter, with protein MRSRFDPVLKIALTANLFEWYEFSLTAFMALEIGRLFFPPASDKLALALSFSVFASSYLARPFGSLFFGALGNRYGTGTALKFSMLGMATPASLIAFLPTYQAAGYLATFLLLTLKVLQGFCAGGEMPLSGYFVSLNANDRNRGPYCAFVVVSGFIGMLLASGTTFGLPYFAKALHPLAGQSTAGYWSESWRWPFLLCIPLSLSIYSLRSSVSKGPSVQALRPSLRKPALPLAQAFILVAFMEVVIYALLVWMPNYLHSYLGASRFDAHFSNVVTLIVFSAATIGAGYGARVTSASTLVLAGIVSLVFSSYPLFRVLQTGDPVLQLLAQAALAIMAGCIVGVIFIVLADLFKESWGDVGMASTYSFATAIFGGTAPVVCAYLIEVTHLVTAPAIYILVMGLLAAPVAYSLAATQRGQMRFRTSD; from the coding sequence ATGCGATCAAGATTTGACCCAGTCCTGAAAATAGCGCTCACGGCCAATCTTTTTGAATGGTATGAATTTTCCCTTACCGCCTTCATGGCACTGGAAATCGGCCGACTATTCTTTCCTCCCGCAAGCGACAAACTGGCGCTGGCGCTGAGCTTTTCGGTGTTCGCCAGCAGCTACCTGGCGCGCCCGTTCGGCAGCCTGTTTTTCGGCGCCTTGGGCAATCGATACGGCACCGGCACGGCACTCAAATTCAGCATGCTGGGAATGGCAACGCCAGCGTCACTGATCGCATTCCTGCCGACCTATCAGGCGGCCGGCTACCTTGCGACCTTCCTGCTGCTGACATTGAAAGTGCTGCAGGGTTTTTGCGCCGGCGGCGAAATGCCATTAAGCGGATATTTCGTGTCGCTTAACGCAAACGATCGGAATCGCGGGCCCTATTGCGCCTTCGTTGTGGTGAGCGGATTCATCGGCATGCTGTTGGCGTCAGGCACCACGTTCGGCCTGCCGTATTTCGCCAAGGCGCTGCACCCTCTCGCGGGCCAGTCGACTGCGGGGTACTGGTCCGAATCGTGGCGCTGGCCGTTTTTGCTCTGCATCCCCCTGTCGCTGTCGATTTACTCGCTCAGGTCGTCGGTAAGCAAGGGCCCGAGCGTGCAGGCGCTCCGCCCTTCCCTCCGGAAGCCGGCTTTGCCGTTGGCCCAGGCTTTCATCCTGGTTGCGTTCATGGAAGTTGTCATCTACGCGTTGCTGGTGTGGATGCCGAACTATCTACACAGCTATCTTGGCGCTTCCCGCTTCGATGCGCATTTTTCAAATGTCGTCACTTTGATCGTCTTCTCTGCGGCAACGATCGGCGCAGGCTATGGTGCTCGCGTCACAAGCGCGTCCACGCTCGTCCTGGCCGGGATCGTTTCGCTGGTCTTCAGCAGCTATCCGCTGTTCCGCGTGTTGCAAACCGGCGATCCCGTTTTGCAATTGCTTGCGCAGGCCGCCTTGGCCATCATGGCCGGCTGCATCGTCGGTGTCATTTTTATCGTTCTGGCCGATCTGTTCAAAGAAAGTTGGGGGGACGTCGGCATGGCCAGCACCTACTCGTTTGCCACTGCGATTTTTGGCGGGACCGCGCCCGTCGTGTGCGCCTACTTGATCGAAGTCACGCATCTGGTGACCGCGCCCGCAATCTATATTCTGGTGATGGGTTTGCTGGCCGCGCCCGTTGCGTACAGCCTGGCTGCGACACAACGAGGCCAGATGCGTTTCCGCACATCCGACTGA
- a CDS encoding helix-turn-helix transcriptional regulator, which translates to MDRESHFPETISAIFIKFVHNAPDPPRTSPGYAMKCDSAIASLIENFPTSASLKEADTGRYIVNNLHNSLQFGIKNPKDLLGLTIQDIRFNQPDWGTQYAKSIERLDFSAREKKSHVIGRHQFLDDGGEAQVEEMVKFPVLGTRKKILGIVTYRHDITRTLPPINVYLLNRKFYNTATSIERTLTYFKVHQYFINPLTDAQVRVFLLRSERLSTKEISRFLRISDRTVECHFAALRNKVIDGNLPYVLSLVKESVSCDQDLTQS; encoded by the coding sequence TTGGACCGTGAATCGCATTTCCCAGAAACTATCTCGGCAATTTTTATTAAATTTGTTCACAATGCGCCGGACCCTCCTCGCACCTCACCGGGCTACGCCATGAAATGCGACAGTGCAATTGCCAGCCTCATAGAAAACTTCCCGACCTCGGCGAGCCTGAAGGAAGCAGACACCGGCAGATACATTGTAAATAATCTGCATAACTCGCTTCAATTTGGAATAAAAAATCCAAAGGACCTCTTGGGCTTGACGATACAAGACATCAGATTCAATCAGCCCGACTGGGGAACGCAATATGCAAAGTCGATTGAGCGACTGGATTTTTCCGCGCGCGAAAAGAAATCCCATGTAATCGGCAGGCACCAATTTCTCGACGACGGCGGAGAGGCGCAGGTCGAGGAAATGGTCAAATTCCCGGTACTGGGAACTCGCAAGAAAATACTCGGGATCGTCACCTATCGGCACGACATTACACGGACCCTCCCGCCAATCAATGTCTATCTGCTGAACAGGAAGTTTTACAACACTGCAACATCGATCGAACGAACACTCACCTATTTCAAGGTCCATCAGTACTTCATCAACCCGCTGACGGACGCGCAAGTTCGCGTTTTTCTTCTAAGGTCCGAGCGGCTCAGCACCAAGGAAATCTCGCGGTTCCTCCGCATCTCGGACAGAACGGTGGAGTGCCATTTCGCCGCGCTGCGCAACAAGGTCATAGACGGAAACCTTCCCTACGTCCTGTCTCTCGTGAAGGAAAGCGTTTCATGCGATCAAGATTTGACCCAGTCCTGA
- a CDS encoding AraC family transcriptional regulator, which produces MDSERIFRSVGVQPHMVNGPMVRLPVATLTRLYRACVEATNNPYFGLSVARHIHISNLHALGYALAASSTLLDFCHRLERHFRLVSQAATVRVIEEGDTIAVRATDIKIEVCGETEDAFVGFLVQTMRMLYKPGFNPLSVEFHRPMPREGDEPYRALMRAPVSFSNQAITLTFDRHELTQPLGGACPELAQVNDNIANQYLARLDKRDVVTGVTQKIIELLPSGDCSREKVAEALCVSPATLQVRLAQRGTNFLQIMDDTRRELACNYIQQRTSSVTEIAFLLGFTSTSNFARAFKRWTGISPTRFRDDPPA; this is translated from the coding sequence ATGGACAGCGAGCGCATTTTTCGCTCCGTCGGCGTGCAACCCCACATGGTGAACGGCCCTATGGTCCGGCTGCCTGTCGCCACCCTGACCAGGCTATACCGTGCGTGCGTGGAGGCCACCAACAATCCGTATTTCGGCCTGTCGGTCGCCCGGCACATCCATATCTCCAATTTGCATGCGCTCGGCTACGCGCTTGCCGCCAGCAGCACGCTGCTCGACTTCTGTCACCGGCTGGAGCGGCACTTCCGGCTGGTGTCGCAGGCGGCAACCGTTCGTGTCATTGAAGAAGGCGACACGATTGCCGTGCGCGCCACCGATATCAAGATCGAGGTCTGCGGCGAAACCGAAGACGCATTCGTCGGTTTCCTGGTGCAAACGATGCGCATGTTGTACAAGCCGGGGTTCAACCCGCTGTCCGTGGAATTCCATCGTCCAATGCCGCGTGAGGGCGACGAGCCGTACCGCGCGTTGATGCGGGCACCGGTCAGTTTTTCGAATCAGGCCATTACGCTGACGTTCGACAGGCATGAGTTGACGCAGCCGCTCGGCGGAGCCTGCCCGGAATTGGCGCAAGTCAACGACAACATCGCGAATCAATATCTTGCACGACTCGACAAGCGCGACGTGGTGACCGGCGTCACGCAGAAGATCATCGAATTGCTGCCCTCCGGCGACTGCAGCAGGGAGAAGGTAGCCGAAGCGTTATGCGTGAGCCCCGCTACTTTGCAGGTGCGGTTGGCGCAGCGCGGCACCAATTTCCTGCAGATCATGGACGATACGCGTCGGGAACTGGCTTGCAATTACATCCAGCAGCGAACGAGCTCCGTCACCGAAATCGCCTTCTTGCTCGGATTCACCAGCACCAGCAATTTCGCCCGCGCATTCAAGCGATGGACCGGCATATCACCGACGCGATTCCGGGATGATCCACCTGCGTAG
- a CDS encoding enoyl-CoA hydratase/isomerase family protein, which yields MTEETLLFETTGAVARLTLNRPKAMNAMNRALLAELDRRLTQIAADDDIRVLVLTGAGPAFCAGADLKEVLASQKAEAGEADFLDHASATLVRLRNFPKPVIAALNGVTMAGGLELAMCADIVIAAESAAIGDAHANFGVYPGAGGAAVLPRLIPQNIAMYLLLTGKTLSAAEMKAYGFVSEVHPDGELAEAGMKLAGQIAGKSPIVLRRMKEVARASADKGRDDALLHEQVMLRRHLRSFDLQEGLQAFAEKRAPRFQGR from the coding sequence ATGACCGAAGAAACCTTGCTGTTTGAAACAACTGGCGCGGTTGCGCGCTTGACGCTGAATCGCCCCAAGGCGATGAACGCGATGAACAGGGCGCTGCTGGCCGAGCTGGACCGCCGACTGACCCAGATCGCCGCCGACGATGACATTCGCGTGCTGGTCTTGACCGGCGCCGGTCCCGCATTCTGCGCCGGCGCGGACTTGAAGGAGGTGCTGGCAAGCCAGAAGGCAGAGGCCGGCGAAGCGGATTTCCTCGACCATGCCAGCGCAACGCTTGTACGCCTGCGCAATTTCCCCAAGCCGGTGATCGCCGCACTGAACGGTGTCACCATGGCCGGCGGCCTGGAGCTGGCCATGTGCGCCGACATCGTCATCGCCGCCGAAAGCGCTGCCATCGGGGACGCCCATGCAAACTTTGGCGTCTATCCCGGCGCCGGCGGCGCAGCGGTTCTGCCGCGCCTGATTCCTCAGAACATCGCCATGTATCTGCTGTTGACCGGCAAGACGCTTTCGGCGGCCGAGATGAAGGCTTACGGTTTCGTATCCGAAGTGCATCCCGACGGCGAACTGGCCGAGGCTGGGATGAAGCTGGCCGGCCAGATTGCCGGTAAGAGTCCTATCGTGTTGCGGCGCATGAAGGAAGTCGCGCGCGCCTCCGCCGACAAGGGGCGGGACGACGCCTTGCTGCATGAGCAAGTCATGTTGCGCCGCCATCTGCGCAGCTTCGACCTGCAGGAGGGGTTGCAGGCATTCGCCGAAAAGCGCGCGCCGCGATTCCAGGGCCGTTAA
- a CDS encoding thiolase family protein, whose amino-acid sequence MNTIYVAGVGMTPFGRLLDRSVYDMVGEAVALALKDAGAEAADIGSAFYATLTNGQFQGQTAIPGPIAMRRLGIAGIPVFTVENACASGASAFNLAVQALRAGTCDVALAVGAEKMNIADKAKMFAAFDGGWDVSTVEENKKTLLALGEGVEPPPGTMSDRPYSVFMDVYAAIARNHMKRYGTTQHQIAAVAAKNHQHSVHNPLAQFQQPMTIEQVLASPPITYPLTTAMCSPISDGAAAAVLCTAAGLKRLQGDAARAVRVLASVIQTGMTRSVDEPHKIIAHLAAKKAYEQAGVTPQDVDVAEVHDASAIGEILNAESLMLVPFGEGGPAAERGDFTVGGRIPINPSGGLESKGHPIGATGLGQIHELVTQLRGEAGQRQVQGARIAIQENGGGLYGIEEAVVGVNILAKQ is encoded by the coding sequence ATGAACACTATCTATGTTGCCGGTGTCGGCATGACGCCGTTCGGACGCTTGCTTGATCGCAGCGTGTACGACATGGTCGGCGAGGCCGTCGCCCTGGCTTTGAAAGATGCCGGCGCAGAGGCCGCCGACATCGGCTCGGCATTCTATGCGACGCTGACCAATGGCCAGTTCCAGGGGCAGACCGCAATTCCGGGGCCGATCGCCATGCGCCGCCTCGGCATCGCAGGCATTCCGGTGTTCACCGTCGAAAACGCCTGTGCCTCCGGCGCTTCGGCATTCAACCTGGCGGTGCAGGCGCTGCGGGCCGGGACCTGCGACGTCGCGCTGGCCGTCGGCGCGGAAAAGATGAACATCGCCGACAAGGCCAAGATGTTTGCTGCGTTCGACGGCGGCTGGGACGTCTCGACTGTCGAGGAAAACAAGAAGACGCTGCTGGCATTGGGCGAAGGCGTCGAGCCCCCGCCCGGCACCATGTCCGACCGTCCCTACAGCGTGTTCATGGATGTCTATGCGGCCATCGCTCGCAACCATATGAAGCGCTATGGCACCACGCAGCACCAGATCGCCGCGGTCGCGGCCAAGAACCACCAGCACTCGGTGCATAACCCGCTGGCGCAATTCCAGCAGCCCATGACGATCGAACAGGTGCTGGCTTCGCCGCCGATCACCTACCCGCTGACGACGGCCATGTGCTCGCCGATCAGCGACGGCGCCGCCGCCGCCGTGCTGTGTACCGCCGCCGGCCTGAAGCGCCTGCAGGGCGATGCCGCCCGGGCAGTGCGCGTGCTGGCCAGTGTCATTCAGACCGGCATGACGCGCAGTGTCGACGAGCCGCACAAAATCATCGCCCACCTGGCGGCGAAGAAAGCCTACGAACAAGCCGGCGTGACGCCGCAGGACGTTGACGTTGCCGAAGTGCACGATGCGTCGGCGATCGGCGAGATCCTCAACGCCGAATCGCTGATGCTGGTGCCATTCGGCGAGGGCGGCCCCGCGGCCGAACGCGGCGACTTTACGGTCGGCGGACGCATCCCGATCAACCCGTCCGGCGGCCTCGAATCGAAAGGCCATCCGATCGGCGCGACCGGTCTCGGCCAGATTCACGAACTGGTGACGCAGTTGCGCGGCGAAGCCGGACAACGCCAGGTTCAAGGCGCACGCATCGCCATCCAGGAAAACGGCGGTGGCCTGTACGGCATCGAAGAGGCCGTGGTCGGCGTCAACATCCTGGCGAAACAATAA
- a CDS encoding acyl-CoA dehydrogenase family protein, with protein sequence MGHVFRTEEQQAAVDGLKRFLNAEIDPIFSKQYRDKFVPRDKMADIMRRLTEFGLVSGIASEANGGMGLDWLTSLMLFEEVATTSADLSVPVLINSFGVVLLEKVAPPHLRERYLPGLLSGDSFVSMGISEPDVGSNVLEIKTRARRDGDHFIINGEKTWISNGEYSDFLICTCRTSDDPRKGLTHFLLDRKEHPYEVRGIHKIGFNSQSTAQIFLTDVRVPASNMIGNEGEGLRNTLSLFERSRVFVAAQGLGIARRALEEAVRYAKERRQHGKVIAGHQLISAMLAEMATNVDAARLLTYRAASMIEAGVPAEMEAAMAKYFACEAAVKIARDAVQIHGGNGVTTEFLVEKLAREAIIAPIPEGTTQIQQLIIGRALTGVPAF encoded by the coding sequence ATGGGACACGTATTCCGCACCGAAGAGCAGCAGGCAGCCGTCGACGGACTGAAGCGCTTCCTCAATGCCGAGATCGATCCGATCTTCAGCAAGCAATATCGCGACAAGTTCGTGCCGCGCGACAAGATGGCCGACATCATGCGCCGGCTGACGGAATTCGGGCTGGTGTCGGGCATCGCGAGCGAAGCCAACGGCGGCATGGGCCTGGATTGGCTGACGTCGCTGATGCTGTTCGAGGAGGTGGCGACCACCTCGGCCGACCTGTCGGTGCCGGTGCTGATCAACTCGTTCGGCGTCGTGCTGCTCGAGAAGGTCGCGCCCCCGCATCTGCGTGAACGCTACCTGCCCGGCCTGTTGAGCGGAGACAGTTTCGTCTCGATGGGTATTTCGGAACCCGACGTCGGCTCCAACGTGCTGGAGATCAAAACGCGTGCACGCCGCGATGGCGACCATTTCATCATCAACGGCGAAAAGACCTGGATCAGCAATGGCGAGTACTCGGACTTCCTGATCTGCACCTGCCGCACCAGCGACGATCCGCGCAAGGGGCTGACCCATTTCCTGCTCGACCGCAAGGAACATCCGTACGAAGTACGCGGCATCCACAAGATCGGCTTCAACAGCCAGTCCACCGCGCAGATCTTCCTGACCGATGTGCGCGTGCCGGCCTCCAACATGATCGGCAACGAAGGCGAGGGGCTGCGCAATACGCTCTCGCTGTTCGAGCGGTCGCGCGTATTCGTCGCCGCCCAGGGGTTGGGCATCGCTCGCCGCGCGCTTGAAGAAGCGGTTCGTTATGCAAAGGAGCGCCGTCAGCACGGCAAGGTCATCGCGGGTCACCAGTTGATCTCGGCGATGCTGGCCGAGATGGCGACCAACGTGGACGCTGCGCGCCTTTTGACCTACCGCGCAGCGTCGATGATCGAAGCCGGCGTGCCGGCCGAGATGGAAGCGGCGATGGCCAAGTATTTCGCCTGCGAGGCAGCCGTGAAAATCGCCCGCGATGCGGTGCAGATCCACGGGGGTAACGGTGTCACGACCGAATTCCTCGTCGAGAAGCTCGCGCGCGAGGCGATCATCGCACCGATTCCGGAAGGCACGACCCAGATTCAGCAACTCATTATCGGCCGCGCGTTGACCGGCGTGCCGGCGTTCTAA